A stretch of the Desulforamulus ferrireducens genome encodes the following:
- a CDS encoding sodium:solute symporter family protein — protein sequence MLGLQQYIGFFITLGIAAAIGLYASRFVKTSADFSIGGGKLSSWLVTGYLVGAFIGGTSTVGTAQVAYRFGISGLWFTLGAGLGCLFMAFFLVKPMRQARVTTIPQFLGSHYGAEAPTWSVLYTTLGMFIQIIAQVLAAIPLMMSLLPVGAVEAALVTVLLIIGYIFFGGIWGSSLVGIFKTFLIYLSIGVAGIYCLKLVGGLSGLQEGLPVFPWFSLFPTGVSKELAACFSVVVGFISTQTYMQAVFAGKDSGAARKGILLSAVLIPLVGVLCVAIGMYMRLAYPDINPAQALPLFAVLHLQPVFAGVLLATLLISLITVGSSLTLGVCTMLSQDIYKKIRPKVTDKELLMVARFLVLLVITGALVVVLYNKNSLVLQWAFLSMALRGVTVFLPLLAAVFWPGRFSPAVGATAIAVAPGLAVIWPWLGLAPVEPLYLGLGFSLFIFLGGLLLGNGKNIHKVKGRSN from the coding sequence ATGCTAGGCCTGCAACAATACATAGGTTTTTTTATCACCCTGGGGATAGCTGCGGCTATCGGTCTTTATGCCAGCCGTTTTGTGAAAACCTCGGCGGATTTCAGTATCGGCGGTGGGAAGTTGTCCAGTTGGTTAGTGACCGGCTATTTAGTGGGGGCCTTTATAGGGGGTACCTCCACGGTGGGAACCGCCCAGGTGGCTTACCGCTTTGGTATCAGCGGCCTGTGGTTTACCTTGGGAGCCGGTTTAGGTTGTTTGTTCATGGCCTTTTTCCTGGTAAAACCCATGCGTCAGGCCAGGGTTACTACCATTCCGCAGTTTTTAGGCAGTCACTACGGAGCGGAGGCGCCCACCTGGTCTGTACTTTATACTACTTTGGGTATGTTTATCCAAATTATTGCCCAGGTGTTGGCAGCCATTCCACTGATGATGTCATTATTACCTGTGGGAGCAGTGGAGGCTGCTTTGGTGACGGTATTATTAATAATTGGTTATATATTTTTCGGGGGTATTTGGGGCAGCAGTTTGGTGGGCATATTTAAAACCTTCTTAATCTATCTTTCCATAGGTGTGGCAGGTATTTATTGTCTCAAATTAGTTGGTGGTCTATCAGGGTTACAGGAAGGATTACCTGTTTTTCCCTGGTTTAGTCTCTTTCCCACGGGCGTCAGTAAAGAATTGGCAGCCTGTTTTTCCGTAGTGGTGGGTTTTATTTCTACCCAAACCTATATGCAAGCAGTTTTTGCAGGAAAGGATAGTGGAGCAGCCAGAAAGGGTATTCTCCTGTCAGCGGTATTGATACCCCTGGTGGGTGTCCTTTGTGTTGCCATTGGCATGTATATGCGCCTGGCCTATCCTGACATTAACCCGGCCCAGGCTTTACCCCTGTTTGCGGTGCTGCATTTACAGCCGGTTTTTGCCGGAGTGCTGTTAGCAACGCTACTTATTTCTTTAATTACGGTGGGTTCTTCCTTGACCCTGGGAGTATGTACCATGTTGTCCCAGGATATTTATAAAAAAATACGTCCTAAGGTTACCGATAAGGAATTACTAATGGTAGCCAGATTTCTTGTTCTTTTGGTGATAACAGGAGCCTTGGTGGTGGTACTCTATAACAAGAATTCCCTGGTTCTTCAGTGGGCCTTTTTATCCATGGCTTTAAGGGGAGTAACGGTATTTTTACCCCTGTTGGCGGCTGTTTTCTGGCCTGGTAGGTTTAGTCCGGCAGTGGGTGCCACAGCCATTGCGGTTGCTCCGGGGCTAGCCGTTATCTGGCCTTGGTTAGGACTGGCACCAGTGGAACCACTATATTTGGGCCTGGGATTTAGTCTTTTTATTTTTTTAGGTGGACTCTTACTAGGAAACGGAAAAAATATTCATAAAGTTAAAGGACGATCTAATTGA
- a CDS encoding cell wall hydrolase — translation MFNLKKSVAAMLILVILSISVVPLTGVKRQANLAKKQEQQQVAKVIEKEQKQNVHENEIKTEAIKERVKSQQSQVSRGNLNRHEVTLLAMVVEGEAADEPYQGKVAVAAVIMNRMEDQQFPDTLSGVVYEDWAFESVMNNQYKRPLSQESINAAQAALRGEDPTNGALYFWNPATAKSKWVWSRTVTHQIGRHVFAK, via the coding sequence ATGTTTAACCTAAAAAAATCAGTGGCAGCTATGCTAATCCTTGTTATATTGTCAATATCTGTGGTACCTTTAACTGGCGTGAAAAGACAAGCAAATTTAGCCAAGAAACAAGAACAACAGCAAGTTGCTAAGGTAATAGAAAAAGAGCAAAAGCAAAATGTTCATGAGAATGAAATAAAGACTGAGGCTATAAAAGAAAGGGTAAAATCTCAGCAAAGTCAAGTTTCCCGGGGTAATCTTAATCGTCATGAGGTTACGCTGCTGGCTATGGTGGTTGAAGGGGAAGCGGCAGATGAGCCGTACCAAGGAAAAGTTGCCGTGGCAGCAGTTATCATGAACCGTATGGAAGACCAACAATTTCCTGATACACTGTCTGGAGTAGTGTATGAGGATTGGGCCTTTGAGTCGGTGATGAATAATCAATATAAGAGACCGTTATCCCAAGAATCTATTAATGCGGCGCAAGCGGCTCTGCGAGGTGAGGACCCGACAAACGGTGCCCTGTACTTCTGGAACCCAGCAACCGCAAAAAGTAAATGGGTTTGGTCCAGAACGGTTACCCATCAGATAGGTAGACACGTTTTTGCTAAATAA
- a CDS encoding asparaginase, whose product MSELLVNVVRGGLVESQHRGHLVVTDRDGREAFSLGNPNHVTYWRSAAKPFQALPLLEHQVVEKFNLSGPELALFASSHGGEEQHLAVLRQLLAKLGLSEADLNCGISAPMHLPSAHKLLTSGHKFSVLNNPCSGKHSGMLALTLLLGAPLTDYIKPGHPVQQEMLRTICQCTSLSPEEIHLGIDGCGVPVFGLPLRHMAMAYARLSLPEGYFEPDRVKALNLIRQAMTQHPFYVAGTNRFDTILMEVTNGKIVAKIGSEGVYCLGIVEQGVGLALKIEDGNRRAIDPVVIQVLKKLGYLNNDEFKQLEHLWRPILKNHRGDEIGYLEVVF is encoded by the coding sequence GTGTCTGAGTTACTGGTCAATGTTGTGCGGGGAGGTTTAGTTGAATCCCAACATAGAGGACATTTAGTGGTCACTGACCGGGATGGGCGTGAAGCTTTTAGCTTAGGAAACCCTAATCACGTTACATACTGGCGTTCAGCGGCTAAACCTTTTCAAGCTTTGCCCTTACTGGAACATCAGGTGGTTGAAAAGTTCAATTTATCAGGCCCGGAATTAGCTCTGTTTGCCTCTTCCCATGGTGGCGAAGAACAGCATTTAGCAGTCCTGCGCCAACTATTAGCCAAACTGGGCTTATCTGAAGCTGACTTAAATTGCGGTATCTCTGCTCCCATGCATCTTCCCTCTGCCCACAAGCTGTTGACCTCTGGCCATAAATTCAGTGTCTTAAATAATCCCTGTTCCGGCAAGCACAGTGGCATGCTGGCCCTTACCCTTTTGCTGGGGGCGCCATTAACTGACTATATTAAACCAGGACACCCGGTTCAGCAGGAGATGCTTCGCACAATATGTCAATGTACCTCCCTATCCCCTGAGGAGATTCATCTAGGTATAGATGGTTGTGGTGTGCCGGTATTTGGTTTACCCCTGCGTCATATGGCTATGGCCTATGCCCGCCTGTCCTTACCAGAGGGTTATTTTGAGCCTGACAGAGTGAAAGCTCTCAACCTTATCCGACAGGCTATGACACAACACCCCTTTTATGTAGCAGGCACAAATCGTTTTGATACCATACTAATGGAGGTTACTAACGGCAAAATAGTTGCCAAGATTGGCTCTGAGGGAGTCTACTGTCTAGGTATTGTCGAGCAGGGGGTTGGCTTAGCCTTAAAAATCGAGGACGGAAATAGAAGGGCTATCGATCCGGTGGTCATCCAGGTACTCAAAAAATTAGGATACTTAAATAATGATGAATTTAAGCAATTAGAACATTTGTGGCGACCGATACTGAAAAACCATCGCGGCGATGAAATAGGTTACCTGGAGGTGGTTTTTTAA
- a CDS encoding DUF1294 domain-containing protein, translated as MKVLLLYLLAVNILTFIMFNIDKWYATTGGWRIPERNLLIACLLGGAPGGYLGMKFAQHKTRKSVFSLGVPILGITQLVLLIWLI; from the coding sequence ATGAAAGTTTTACTTTTGTATCTGCTGGCAGTGAATATTCTAACTTTCATCATGTTCAATATTGATAAGTGGTATGCCACCACCGGAGGCTGGCGGATACCCGAAAGAAATCTCCTTATTGCCTGTTTACTCGGGGGAGCTCCCGGCGGTTATCTGGGTATGAAATTTGCCCAACACAAAACAAGAAAATCAGTTTTTTCCCTGGGCGTACCTATACTGGGGATTACCCAGTTAGTATTATTGATCTGGCTTATTTAA
- a CDS encoding PspC domain-containing protein has product MKRLVRSRTHKMIAGVCGGLAEYFDMDPTVVRVIYIIVSILSAAFPGLLIYLMLVFVIPSE; this is encoded by the coding sequence ATGAAGCGCTTGGTCCGTTCTCGAACCCATAAAATGATTGCCGGTGTTTGCGGGGGTCTGGCGGAATACTTTGATATGGATCCAACGGTTGTGCGGGTGATTTATATTATTGTTTCTATACTTTCCGCTGCCTTTCCAGGTTTGTTAATTTATCTAATGCTGGTTTTTGTGATACCCAGCGAATAG
- a CDS encoding FAD-dependent oxidoreductase, with product MKNSSAEQSMVGAVMVVGGGISGMQSALDLAESGFKVYLIDEKPAIGGTMARLDKTFPTNDCAMCIMSPKLVDTGRHKNIEIITGAKLTEVSGEPGNFKVKVRQKARYIDTTKCTGCGDCARACPVELPNEFNGNIDTRKATYKLYAQATPNAFAIDKRGVAPCKAACPAGINVQGYVQLIKSGKPVDAWQMIYQEMPFPAVLGRICAHPCQTACNRVKIDDPVQIKNLKRFAADVAYSQLEKLPLPVKPVQREEKIAVIGAGPAGLSCAHFLALKGYQVTVFEALPVTGGMMRVGIPEYRLPKKWVDLEVSLIERLGVEIKLNTALGKDITIDQLFAEGYQAIFLGVGAQKGLSLNVPGSEADGVITAVEMLRQVNLGEQVNLGKKVAVIGGGNVAMDAARVARRLKAEVHVICLEAEGTLPADPEEIKEAKEEGIFFHYAQSVQEIKVTNGRVSGLSTVNVLSLFDLAGNFAPQCGDTVTEWQYFDCVVVAIGQTPDLSFVEGKPLTNEKGNRLQADFDTLATNVPGIFTGGDALTGPRLLIDAVAAGKRAAESIHRYVQGEDLIKGRTFQVPEENIAPLRQKVEEVKTAKALAQNYADPGERAENFTEVALGYDAEQAKEEAERCLNCAVCSECLQCVDVCIPKAINHEMQDQELELQVGALILNPGFNPYDPSDLTTYGYGKYPNVVTSIQFERILSASGPFAGHMVRPSDHKEPTRIAWIQCVGSRNEKIGHGFCSSVCCMYAIKQAIIAKEHSHEPLAATLFYMDMRTPGKDFERYQNRAKNEHQIRFVRSRIYQIDQATDGSNDLVIRYADEEGRINYETFDMVVLSIGLTPPAGAKDLGAAAGVELDKYGFCRSDEFNPGCSSREGIFVSGAFAEPKDIPETVVDASAAAALASRLLAPVRGTLTTKQEFPPEKNVTNQVPRVGVFVCNCGINIGAVVKVPQVVEYTKTLPGVVHAEEFLFTCSSDNIIKIKERIIEHNLNRVVVASCTPRTHAPLFQSCMKEVGLNPYLYEHANIREQSSWVHRDYPVAATEKAQDLVRMAVAKVRLLKPVQTTYISIDQRTLVVGGGVAGMTNALALAEQGYPVTLVESSGNLGGQAQQLRYSLTGQNIPEFLQELKSKVQGHPLIDIILNAQVDDVTGYLGNYQTTLVQENGTKHEIKHGTVVIATGAEPVEPTEYLYGHHPSVITQTALEQRLADAGLGAAKTVVMINCVGSREPDRPYCSRVCCTQSIKNALKIKELQPATNVVILYRDIRTYGFKEEYYTRARRQGVIFIRYGSDSKPEVSARGDKVLVAVTDHVLQQRIEIEADILALSNGIQPRKDSEGLSQLFKVPLNDDGFYLEAHMKLRPVDFAADGLYLCGLAHGPKLMSETIAQANAAAIRAVTLLSKGKLESLGITAEVDAELCKGCGICVSVCPYGARVMDEKRRIALVREVLCQGCGACAAACPSGATQQKGFEKDQMLAMLDAALI from the coding sequence ATGAAAAATTCCTCTGCGGAACAATCCATGGTAGGTGCAGTCATGGTGGTGGGTGGCGGTATATCGGGTATGCAATCGGCCCTGGATTTAGCTGAGTCCGGTTTTAAGGTTTATTTAATAGATGAAAAACCAGCCATTGGGGGTACCATGGCTCGCTTAGATAAAACCTTTCCCACTAATGACTGTGCCATGTGTATTATGTCTCCTAAATTAGTGGATACAGGTCGTCATAAAAATATTGAAATTATTACCGGTGCCAAACTTACCGAGGTTTCCGGTGAACCGGGAAATTTTAAGGTAAAGGTAAGGCAAAAAGCCCGTTATATTGATACAACTAAGTGCACTGGTTGTGGAGACTGTGCCAGAGCTTGTCCGGTAGAACTACCCAACGAATTTAACGGTAATATTGACACACGGAAAGCCACCTATAAACTCTACGCCCAAGCAACCCCCAATGCCTTTGCCATAGATAAACGAGGTGTAGCTCCTTGTAAAGCTGCCTGCCCTGCAGGCATCAATGTGCAAGGCTATGTACAGCTTATTAAGTCCGGTAAACCTGTGGATGCCTGGCAAATGATTTATCAAGAGATGCCTTTCCCCGCTGTATTGGGCAGAATCTGTGCCCACCCCTGTCAAACTGCCTGTAATCGGGTTAAGATTGATGACCCTGTTCAAATCAAGAACCTGAAAAGGTTTGCGGCTGATGTAGCCTACTCCCAGCTAGAAAAACTCCCTTTACCTGTAAAGCCAGTACAAAGAGAAGAAAAAATAGCGGTAATTGGTGCCGGTCCCGCCGGTTTATCCTGTGCTCACTTCCTTGCCCTCAAGGGTTATCAGGTTACTGTTTTTGAAGCTCTGCCGGTCACCGGCGGGATGATGAGGGTGGGTATTCCGGAGTATCGACTGCCTAAAAAATGGGTGGACCTGGAAGTGAGCTTAATAGAAAGGCTGGGTGTGGAAATAAAATTAAACACCGCCTTAGGCAAAGACATTACTATTGATCAATTATTTGCCGAGGGCTATCAGGCTATCTTTTTAGGGGTTGGCGCACAAAAAGGGTTGTCCTTAAACGTTCCAGGCAGCGAAGCAGACGGCGTTATTACTGCCGTGGAAATGTTGCGTCAAGTGAACTTAGGTGAGCAGGTTAATTTAGGAAAGAAAGTTGCTGTTATCGGCGGTGGTAATGTGGCCATGGACGCAGCCCGTGTTGCCCGTCGCTTAAAGGCCGAAGTTCATGTAATATGTCTGGAGGCCGAAGGTACCTTGCCGGCTGATCCAGAGGAAATTAAAGAAGCTAAAGAAGAAGGTATCTTCTTCCACTATGCCCAGAGTGTACAGGAAATTAAAGTAACCAATGGTAGGGTTAGTGGCTTGAGCACAGTAAATGTTCTCAGTCTCTTTGATCTGGCCGGCAATTTCGCACCCCAGTGTGGAGATACAGTCACAGAGTGGCAGTACTTTGATTGTGTAGTGGTAGCCATTGGTCAAACCCCGGATTTATCCTTTGTTGAGGGAAAACCCTTAACCAATGAAAAGGGCAATCGACTGCAGGCGGATTTTGATACCCTGGCTACCAATGTACCGGGAATCTTTACCGGCGGCGATGCCTTAACAGGTCCGCGTTTGTTAATAGACGCAGTGGCTGCTGGCAAGAGAGCCGCTGAAAGCATCCATCGCTATGTGCAGGGGGAGGATCTAATAAAGGGACGTACTTTTCAGGTGCCCGAGGAGAATATTGCTCCTCTCCGTCAAAAGGTGGAAGAAGTGAAGACTGCAAAGGCATTAGCTCAAAATTATGCCGATCCGGGTGAAAGAGCGGAAAACTTTACCGAGGTGGCTTTAGGATATGACGCCGAACAGGCCAAGGAGGAGGCGGAACGCTGCCTTAACTGTGCCGTCTGTTCCGAATGTTTACAATGTGTGGATGTTTGCATCCCTAAAGCTATTAACCATGAGATGCAGGATCAGGAACTAGAACTGCAAGTGGGAGCACTAATTTTAAATCCTGGCTTTAATCCTTACGATCCCAGTGATTTAACCACCTATGGCTATGGTAAATATCCCAACGTTGTAACCAGCATCCAATTTGAAAGAATTCTCTCAGCCAGTGGACCCTTTGCCGGACATATGGTTCGTCCGTCAGATCATAAAGAACCAACCAGGATTGCCTGGATTCAATGTGTGGGTTCCCGCAATGAGAAAATAGGCCATGGTTTTTGTTCTTCGGTTTGTTGTATGTATGCCATTAAACAAGCCATTATTGCCAAAGAACATAGCCATGAACCACTGGCAGCAACCTTGTTTTACATGGATATGCGCACACCCGGTAAGGATTTTGAACGGTATCAAAACCGTGCGAAAAATGAACATCAAATTAGATTTGTTCGTTCTCGAATATATCAGATTGATCAGGCAACAGATGGCAGCAATGATTTAGTCATTCGTTATGCCGATGAAGAGGGAAGAATTAATTATGAAACCTTTGACATGGTGGTGCTCTCCATTGGTTTAACACCCCCTGCAGGCGCCAAAGATTTGGGGGCAGCTGCGGGTGTCGAGCTGGATAAATATGGCTTTTGCCGAAGTGATGAGTTTAATCCTGGTTGTAGCTCTCGGGAGGGTATCTTTGTCAGTGGTGCCTTTGCCGAGCCCAAGGATATCCCAGAAACAGTGGTGGATGCCAGTGCTGCTGCAGCCCTTGCCTCTCGTTTATTGGCACCGGTACGAGGCACTTTAACAACCAAGCAAGAGTTTCCACCGGAGAAGAATGTTACCAACCAGGTACCCAGGGTGGGTGTCTTTGTCTGTAACTGTGGCATCAATATTGGTGCTGTGGTTAAAGTACCTCAGGTGGTGGAATATACCAAAACCCTGCCGGGGGTTGTTCATGCTGAGGAATTTCTTTTTACCTGTTCCTCAGACAATATCATTAAAATTAAGGAACGAATCATCGAACATAACCTCAACCGGGTAGTGGTGGCATCCTGTACCCCCAGGACCCATGCGCCCCTCTTCCAAAGCTGTATGAAAGAAGTAGGCCTTAATCCCTACCTCTACGAACACGCTAATATTCGGGAACAATCCTCCTGGGTGCACCGGGATTATCCGGTGGCAGCCACTGAAAAGGCCCAGGATTTAGTAAGAATGGCAGTGGCTAAAGTTAGACTGTTGAAGCCAGTACAAACTACTTACATTAGTATAGACCAGCGGACCTTGGTGGTTGGTGGTGGGGTGGCTGGCATGACCAATGCCTTAGCGTTAGCCGAGCAGGGTTATCCCGTAACCTTGGTGGAAAGCAGTGGTAACCTGGGAGGGCAGGCGCAGCAACTGCGTTATAGTTTAACAGGACAAAATATACCGGAGTTTTTACAAGAACTGAAATCTAAAGTACAGGGCCATCCGCTCATCGACATTATCCTTAATGCCCAGGTGGACGATGTGACCGGTTATCTGGGAAATTATCAAACCACCCTGGTACAAGAAAATGGAACAAAGCACGAAATAAAGCATGGTACAGTGGTTATTGCCACCGGGGCAGAGCCCGTGGAACCTACCGAATACCTCTATGGCCATCATCCCTCTGTCATCACACAAACCGCCCTGGAGCAAAGATTAGCGGACGCCGGACTGGGGGCGGCCAAAACGGTAGTGATGATCAATTGCGTAGGTTCCCGAGAACCGGATAGGCCTTACTGCAGTCGAGTCTGTTGTACCCAATCAATTAAAAATGCTTTAAAAATAAAAGAACTACAGCCGGCCACCAATGTGGTTATCCTCTACCGAGATATTCGTACCTATGGCTTTAAGGAAGAATACTATACCCGGGCCAGACGGCAGGGAGTAATCTTTATCCGCTATGGTAGCGACAGTAAGCCAGAAGTGTCTGCCAGGGGAGATAAGGTCCTGGTGGCAGTAACGGATCATGTATTACAACAGAGGATAGAAATTGAGGCGGATATACTGGCTTTATCCAATGGTATCCAACCAAGGAAAGACTCCGAAGGTTTGAGTCAACTATTTAAAGTACCACTGAATGATGACGGCTTTTATCTAGAGGCCCACATGAAACTTAGACCGGTTGATTTTGCGGCCGATGGTTTATATCTATGTGGATTAGCCCATGGTCCCAAGCTGATGAGTGAAACCATTGCTCAGGCCAATGCAGCGGCCATCCGCGCGGTGACTTTACTCTCTAAGGGAAAATTGGAATCTTTGGGTATTACCGCTGAGGTGGATGCTGAGCTTTGTAAGGGATGTGGTATTTGTGTAAGTGTCTGCCCCTATGGTGCTCGGGTCATGGATGAAAAAAGAAGAATTGCCCTGGTGCGGGAAGTGCTTTGTCAGGGATGCGGTGCTTGCGCTGCTGCCTGTCCCAGCGGAGCAACTCAACAAAAGGGTTTTGAAAAAGATCAAATGCTGGCCATGTTGGATGCAGCCCTGATCTAA
- a CDS encoding CoB--CoM heterodisulfide reductase iron-sulfur subunit A family protein: MTGDKSPLGSVLVVGGGFFGMQCALDLAESGFLIYLMEKKPTIGGIIPQRDRLFPNDSCALCTMSPLFIDVIRHPNIDIFTGSELIDLTGQTGHFIATVLKKTTDIEKISAGCWACAKQQAEGTEELKGLPCKTIQRGFEPEKYSEETVKLEVGAIILTNRQDIQLIKTFGLAGNTQGIFASSVSFEPKDITENVVAAGAVAAAVSQLLAPARGSLVRRPQYPVVRDVTGEKPQVGVFVCGGGMNISGVVNVSQVTEYARSLEQVVYAREFTYLCSRNSREAIKEAIVKQNLNRVVVAACTPLTHGRLFQDCLREVGLNPELYEQANIREQVAWVHLELPGKATEKAKDLLKMAVVKARLQKPAEKTRFNFKRCALVVGGGIAGMTSALSLGNQGYEVILVEKTSKLGGHAAHLKYTLTEVNPMLLVQQLIKQISEHPKIRVIFNAEIERVNGSMGNYQTVIKIKHGSSLTVEHGVVIIAVGAQAVLTKEYLYGRHPLVITQQELEECLDLLKPSNLKTVVMIQCAGSREENRPYCSKICCMQAIKNAIRLKNQNPDMQIYILYRDIGTGFKERYYSLAKQKGVNLVRYHINHKPLVTPHGETVSLEVMDEITGLNLHLEADLLVLSTGIEPQEANRSLSKLFKIPLNSHGFLAAVDHKYKPLECPAEGVFICGMAQGPNTMEESIAQAEAAAVKAVAFLTREYLESPAHIATVDEELCRGCGLCSKSCPYDARVLDKKKNIFRVQEKLCKGCGICASVCPSGASQQKGFAREQLLNMIDAALE; the protein is encoded by the coding sequence TTGACGGGGGATAAAAGCCCCCTTGGTTCGGTATTGGTGGTGGGAGGCGGTTTCTTTGGTATGCAGTGTGCTTTGGATTTGGCCGAGTCTGGGTTTCTCATTTATCTAATGGAAAAGAAACCTACCATTGGTGGAATCATACCACAAAGGGATAGACTATTTCCTAATGATAGTTGTGCCCTGTGCACCATGTCCCCATTGTTCATCGATGTTATACGCCACCCCAACATAGATATTTTCACTGGTTCTGAATTAATTGATTTAACCGGTCAGACAGGTCATTTCATAGCCACTGTACTGAAGAAAACCACAGATATAGAAAAAATAAGTGCCGGGTGTTGGGCCTGTGCCAAGCAGCAGGCAGAGGGAACGGAAGAACTCAAGGGGTTACCCTGTAAGACGATACAAAGGGGCTTTGAACCAGAGAAATATAGCGAAGAAACTGTAAAATTGGAAGTTGGAGCTATTATCCTGACTAACAGACAAGATATACAACTTATTAAAACCTTTGGCTTGGCAGGAAATACACAGGGCATTTTTGCCAGCAGTGTGTCCTTTGAACCGAAGGATATTACAGAAAACGTCGTGGCTGCTGGTGCTGTTGCAGCTGCAGTATCTCAATTGTTAGCACCTGCCCGGGGAAGTCTGGTTCGTCGGCCCCAATATCCTGTCGTTAGGGATGTTACCGGAGAAAAACCACAGGTAGGAGTGTTTGTCTGTGGTGGCGGTATGAATATTAGTGGTGTTGTCAATGTGTCTCAGGTTACAGAATATGCCAGAAGTTTAGAACAGGTGGTCTATGCCCGGGAATTTACTTACCTTTGTTCCCGCAACAGCAGGGAAGCAATCAAAGAAGCCATTGTCAAACAAAATTTAAATAGGGTAGTGGTAGCCGCCTGTACCCCCCTTACCCACGGGAGGTTATTTCAAGATTGTTTACGGGAAGTTGGGTTAAACCCGGAGCTTTACGAACAGGCCAACATTAGGGAACAGGTTGCTTGGGTTCATTTGGAATTGCCGGGAAAAGCAACGGAGAAAGCGAAGGATTTATTAAAGATGGCGGTTGTTAAAGCCCGTTTGCAAAAACCTGCGGAAAAAACCAGATTTAATTTTAAACGTTGTGCCCTGGTGGTGGGCGGTGGTATTGCCGGGATGACCAGTGCCCTGTCACTGGGCAACCAGGGGTATGAAGTAATTCTTGTGGAAAAAACCAGCAAACTGGGCGGTCATGCTGCCCATCTTAAATATACGCTGACTGAGGTTAATCCTATGTTACTGGTGCAGCAGCTTATCAAACAAATCTCAGAGCATCCCAAAATCCGGGTAATATTTAATGCGGAGATAGAGCGGGTAAATGGTTCCATGGGAAATTACCAGACTGTAATCAAAATTAAGCATGGTTCCAGTTTAACAGTAGAACATGGCGTTGTTATTATAGCCGTTGGTGCTCAGGCAGTTCTAACCAAGGAATATCTATACGGACGGCATCCTTTAGTAATTACCCAACAGGAATTAGAAGAATGTCTGGACTTATTAAAGCCGTCAAACTTGAAAACAGTTGTGATGATTCAGTGTGCGGGTTCACGGGAAGAAAACAGGCCCTATTGTAGTAAGATTTGTTGTATGCAAGCCATTAAAAATGCCATTAGATTAAAAAATCAAAATCCCGACATGCAAATATATATCCTATATCGTGATATTGGTACCGGTTTCAAAGAAAGATATTATAGCCTGGCCAAGCAAAAGGGAGTAAACCTGGTTCGTTATCATATAAATCATAAACCTCTGGTTACTCCCCATGGGGAAACAGTGTCCTTAGAAGTCATGGATGAGATTACTGGTCTAAACTTACACCTGGAAGCGGATTTGCTGGTTCTCTCCACCGGCATTGAACCACAGGAAGCTAATCGGTCATTGAGCAAACTATTTAAAATACCACTAAACAGCCATGGTTTTCTGGCAGCGGTGGATCATAAATATAAACCCTTAGAATGCCCGGCGGAGGGAGTTTTTATATGTGGCATGGCTCAAGGGCCCAATACCATGGAAGAAAGTATAGCTCAGGCAGAGGCTGCAGCGGTTAAGGCAGTAGCTTTTTTAACCAGAGAATACCTGGAGTCACCTGCCCATATTGCCACTGTAGATGAAGAACTATGCCGGGGCTGTGGTTTATGTAGTAAGAGCTGTCCCTATGATGCCAGGGTACTGGATAAGAAGAAAAACATCTTTCGGGTGCAAGAAAAGTTATGTAAGGGTTGTGGTATATGTGCATCGGTTTGCCCATCCGGGGCCAGTCAACAAAAGGGATTTGCCCGGGAACAACTACTCAACATGATCGATGCTGCCTTAGAATAA
- a CDS encoding DUF134 domain-containing protein, whose amino-acid sequence MARPPKCRMVERLPTVTYFKPQGIPMSKLSEVILTVEELEAVRLADLEGMEQEACAEKMAVSRPTFQRMLTGARKKIAEALINGLAIRVEGGNYQVILSHLQCNQCGYKWEGTFCRRHTKCPRCCSKNWRIFVTE is encoded by the coding sequence TTGGCAAGACCACCCAAATGCCGCATGGTTGAAAGACTACCGACTGTTACCTATTTTAAGCCTCAGGGTATCCCCATGAGTAAGTTATCCGAGGTCATTTTGACTGTGGAAGAACTGGAAGCTGTACGCTTGGCCGACTTGGAAGGCATGGAACAGGAAGCTTGTGCAGAAAAAATGGCTGTGTCCCGACCAACTTTTCAAAGGATGCTGACAGGGGCCAGAAAGAAGATTGCTGAGGCACTTATCAATGGCTTGGCCATTAGGGTGGAGGGTGGCAATTATCAAGTCATCCTTAGTCATTTGCAGTGTAATCAATGCGGTTACAAGTGGGAAGGAACCTTTTGCCGACGTCATACAAAGTGCCCCAGATGCTGCTCCAAAAACTGGCGGATCTTTGTAACGGAGTAG